One Sulfolobus sp. S-194 DNA segment encodes these proteins:
- the cobT gene encoding nicotinate mononucleotide-dependent phosphoribosyltransferase CobT — MSVKNFNGEFDIPENSKSLYILVIATTDISLIPGLTVAGATPELTHFTPAADAEFLVKGKCSVINTVPVTPEGIPTPAIITRASLEFVKIPKFVVNAGSRIKPNLPLIDLGGEPGGDIRKGSLRREVAERILNNGINLGEEFSNSFDFLIIGESIPAGTTTAMAVLAGLGYDTFDKVSSASPENPKELKKKIVFEAIKDIPNDLIGKLAKLSDPMLLGVSGIALGFKGKILLAGGTQMTAAAAIIREFNKNKLKDIAIGTTKWIINDKSSDILGLAKAVGIPVLAAWLDFTNSRFEGLRVYEKGFVKEGVGAGGASIYAMKRGVTNEQILGKVEEIYQRITSNLM, encoded by the coding sequence ATGTCTGTTAAAAATTTCAACGGAGAATTTGATATTCCAGAAAATTCAAAATCTTTATATATTTTAGTTATAGCAACTACAGACATAAGTTTAATTCCTGGATTAACAGTAGCTGGAGCTACGCCAGAATTAACACATTTTACACCTGCTGCAGATGCAGAATTTCTAGTTAAGGGTAAATGCTCAGTTATAAATACTGTTCCAGTTACACCTGAAGGAATTCCAACACCAGCTATTATAACTAGGGCTTCGTTAGAATTTGTAAAAATACCTAAATTCGTAGTAAACGCTGGTAGTAGAATTAAACCAAATTTACCTTTAATAGATTTAGGAGGAGAACCAGGAGGTGATATTAGAAAAGGTAGTTTAAGAAGAGAAGTTGCAGAAAGAATCTTAAATAATGGCATAAACCTTGGCGAGGAATTCTCAAATTCTTTTGACTTCCTTATTATAGGTGAATCAATACCTGCCGGAACGACAACTGCTATGGCTGTGTTAGCTGGTTTAGGTTATGATACATTTGATAAAGTCAGCTCAGCATCACCAGAGAATCCAAAAGAATTAAAGAAAAAAATAGTTTTTGAAGCAATAAAAGATATTCCCAATGATTTGATAGGAAAATTAGCTAAACTTTCTGACCCTATGCTCTTAGGAGTTTCTGGTATAGCATTAGGATTTAAAGGAAAAATATTATTAGCAGGAGGTACTCAGATGACAGCGGCAGCAGCTATAATAAGAGAATTTAATAAAAATAAGCTTAAAGACATCGCAATTGGAACTACTAAATGGATAATCAACGATAAGAGTTCTGATATATTAGGTTTAGCCAAGGCGGTGGGAATACCAGTTTTAGCTGCATGGTTAGATTTTACTAATTCTAGATTTGAGGGACTAAGAGTTTATGAAAAAGGTTTTGTCAAAGAGGGAGTAGGTGCTGGAGGAGCATCTATATACGCTATGAAAAGAGGAGTTACCAATGAACAAATATTAGGAAAAGTAGAAGAAATATATCAAAGAATAACAAGTAATTTAATGTAA
- a CDS encoding NAD(P)/FAD-dependent oxidoreductase, protein MTEYDMVVIGGGPVGLFGTFYAGLRDMKTLLIDAQDELGGQLVSLYPEKIVYDVGGFPGILAYELAQQLVEQAKMFSPDIRIKEWADMIERTVDNMWVVKTDKGNSFKTKTILIAAGIGKMTPSRLGAKGEIEYENKGVYYTVRRKKDFEGKRVLIVGGGDSAVDWALTLAPVAKSVTLIHRRDQFRAHERSVKQLYQVATVYTWHELKEVRGDGNRVTQAVIFDNRTKDEKTLDVDAVIISIGFKGDLGNMPKWGVNMKGRDIIVNAKMETNLPGVYAAGDIASQEGAPKLALIAVGFGQAAIAVSVAKKYIDPNASLFAGHSSEMDKFKK, encoded by the coding sequence TTGACAGAATACGATATGGTTGTAATTGGAGGTGGCCCAGTAGGTCTATTCGGAACTTTTTATGCAGGATTAAGAGATATGAAAACATTATTGATAGATGCTCAAGATGAGCTAGGCGGTCAACTAGTATCATTATATCCAGAGAAAATTGTATATGATGTAGGTGGCTTCCCTGGAATTTTAGCATATGAATTAGCGCAACAGTTGGTTGAGCAAGCAAAGATGTTCTCACCAGATATTAGAATTAAAGAATGGGCAGATATGATTGAACGAACAGTAGATAATATGTGGGTTGTCAAAACAGACAAAGGTAATTCCTTCAAGACTAAAACAATTCTTATAGCCGCTGGTATAGGTAAAATGACTCCATCAAGATTAGGAGCTAAAGGCGAAATAGAATATGAAAACAAGGGAGTCTACTACACCGTAAGAAGGAAGAAAGACTTTGAGGGTAAGAGGGTATTAATAGTAGGTGGTGGAGATTCAGCAGTAGATTGGGCATTAACTTTAGCTCCAGTAGCTAAATCTGTGACATTAATACATAGAAGAGATCAATTTAGAGCTCATGAGAGAAGTGTAAAGCAGCTATATCAAGTAGCAACAGTTTATACGTGGCATGAGTTGAAAGAAGTTAGAGGAGACGGAAATAGAGTAACGCAAGCTGTAATATTTGATAATAGGACCAAGGACGAGAAAACATTAGATGTAGATGCTGTAATAATCAGTATTGGTTTCAAAGGAGATTTAGGAAATATGCCAAAGTGGGGTGTAAATATGAAGGGAAGAGATATCATAGTTAATGCAAAAATGGAAACTAACTTACCTGGTGTTTATGCTGCTGGCGATATTGCTTCACAAGAAGGTGCACCAAAATTAGCGTTAATAGCAGTAGGATTTGGGCAAGCTGCTATTGCTGTAAGTGTTGCAAAGAAATATATTGATCCAAATGCTTCACTATTCGCTGGTCATAGTTCTGAAATGGATAAGTTCAAAAAATGA
- a CDS encoding DNA-binding protein: MDYSHKIVFDTGAFLAGLQNYYEKIYTSTLVINEIKDKKSRELLDLAIIAGKIIIMEPEENIFKEIKKIAEKISAYNLSKTDLSIAALAYELRPSIVFTDDLTLQNLLLNLGIEFKSVKLNIRIRNRKKYKFICKSCGKTFSRSYSSCPYCGNTIIVVSYNE; this comes from the coding sequence ATGGATTATTCACATAAAATTGTTTTTGACACTGGAGCATTTTTAGCTGGTCTGCAAAACTATTATGAAAAAATATACACCAGTACTCTAGTTATAAATGAGATAAAAGATAAAAAATCTAGGGAATTATTAGACCTTGCAATTATAGCTGGAAAAATAATTATTATGGAACCAGAAGAAAATATCTTTAAAGAAATAAAGAAAATCGCAGAAAAGATTTCTGCTTATAATCTTTCAAAAACAGATTTAAGTATAGCAGCCCTTGCATATGAACTAAGACCTAGTATAGTTTTCACAGATGATTTGACACTACAAAATCTATTATTAAATCTTGGTATAGAATTTAAATCTGTAAAATTAAATATTAGAATTAGAAATAGAAAGAAATACAAATTTATATGCAAATCATGCGGAAAAACATTCAGTAGATCATATTCTTCGTGTCCATATTGTGGAAATACAATAATAGTAGTTAGTTATAATGAATAA
- a CDS encoding deoxyribonuclease IV gives MPKIYLGPAGVPHSAKKKNTVEGIRTVKELGLNAMEVEFVQGVKMSPESAEEAGKVASELGVRLSVHAPYFINLCSEDREKVEASKKRILDTADRAERMNADAIAIHIAFYGKKSPEECYQIVKSELGEVVDTARSMGIKNVKFGVETMAKETAFGTLDEVISISKELKGVIPYIDWAHTFARQGGQINYGEIIDRLIKELNLSHINSHFESLVFRNGKYIDEHLPIDNNTPPFEPLAKEIMKRDISITLICESPELERDALKMKKILEDLGYKF, from the coding sequence GTGCCTAAGATTTATTTAGGTCCCGCTGGGGTTCCTCATTCGGCTAAAAAGAAGAATACTGTGGAGGGTATAAGGACTGTTAAAGAGTTGGGCTTAAACGCTATGGAAGTTGAGTTTGTTCAAGGAGTAAAAATGAGTCCAGAGAGTGCTGAAGAGGCTGGTAAAGTAGCATCGGAACTAGGTGTGAGGCTTTCTGTGCATGCTCCATATTTTATAAACCTATGTTCTGAAGATAGAGAAAAAGTTGAAGCCTCGAAAAAAAGGATTCTTGATACTGCAGATAGAGCAGAAAGAATGAACGCTGATGCGATTGCTATTCATATTGCCTTTTATGGTAAAAAGAGCCCTGAAGAATGTTATCAAATAGTAAAATCTGAGTTAGGCGAGGTTGTTGATACTGCTAGGTCAATGGGAATTAAAAATGTTAAATTCGGTGTTGAAACTATGGCTAAAGAAACTGCCTTTGGGACTTTGGATGAGGTTATTTCAATATCTAAGGAATTAAAGGGTGTGATACCCTATATAGATTGGGCTCATACTTTTGCAAGACAAGGTGGTCAAATAAATTACGGAGAAATAATCGATAGACTTATAAAAGAGTTAAATTTATCCCATATAAATTCCCACTTTGAATCTTTAGTGTTTCGAAACGGCAAATATATCGATGAACATTTACCAATAGACAATAATACACCGCCTTTTGAACCATTAGCAAAAGAAATTATGAAGAGAGATATATCAATAACCCTCATTTGTGAAAGTCCAGAATTAGAAAGAGATGCGTTAAAAATGAAGAAAATATTAGAAGATTTGGGGTATAAATTTTGA
- a CDS encoding METTL5 family protein produces the protein MTPSYLASEIIWAAYLRGDIKNKVVADLGCGTGKLCYGISILGGYCLCIDIDIESLKIAKEFFEEKELNVDVINADINYLQIKADTVIQNPPFGVVNKGADLLFLSKALDISKTVYSIHKSNEKSRELIYRLGNEKGFSIAILTQKFKMNAYYPWHKKRLHEFLVDIYLFSKSN, from the coding sequence ATGACTCCTTCTTATTTAGCATCTGAGATAATTTGGGCAGCGTATTTACGAGGAGATATTAAAAATAAAGTAGTTGCAGACCTAGGATGCGGTACTGGTAAATTATGTTATGGCATTTCTATTTTGGGCGGATATTGTTTATGTATAGACATTGATATAGAAAGCCTAAAAATAGCAAAAGAGTTCTTTGAAGAGAAAGAACTTAACGTGGACGTAATAAATGCTGACATAAACTACTTACAAATTAAAGCAGATACGGTTATACAGAACCCTCCTTTTGGAGTAGTAAATAAAGGGGCTGACTTATTATTTTTATCTAAAGCATTAGATATTTCCAAAACGGTGTACAGTATACACAAATCTAATGAAAAATCAAGAGAGCTTATATATAGATTAGGGAATGAAAAAGGATTCAGTATTGCTATCTTAACACAAAAGTTCAAAATGAACGCATATTATCCATGGCACAAGAAAAGGCTTCATGAATTTCTAGTTGATATATATTTATTTTCTAAGTCTAATTAA
- a CDS encoding NAD(+)/NADH kinase, translating to MKLKLFTKNSPDAIEFSKYVKNLAENLGFKITEKDPDVVLVIGGDGTLLRAVKDGIPILGVKFGRRSALLDIRPENIKEALELLQKNKYTIEEYPMLEAKSRNINTIAFNEIAILFNNPETVYGSVNIKERKILFEGDGVLIATPQGSWAWSYSATRVLLHKDINGIEITFINPIIPNIKALIVPQTETIFVKLEDKGRTQNVRVISDGEIVGNLISKEDEELTITLSKRKAKILRFFNLIEFDGLFT from the coding sequence ATGAAATTGAAACTATTTACTAAAAACTCTCCTGACGCAATTGAGTTTAGTAAATATGTTAAAAATTTGGCCGAAAACTTAGGTTTTAAGATAACTGAAAAAGACCCAGATGTGGTTTTAGTAATAGGTGGTGATGGAACCTTATTAAGAGCAGTAAAAGATGGTATACCAATCTTAGGAGTAAAATTTGGAAGACGCTCAGCTTTACTAGATATAAGACCTGAAAACATTAAAGAAGCTCTTGAACTATTACAGAAAAATAAGTATACAATAGAAGAATATCCTATGCTTGAGGCTAAAAGTAGAAATATAAACACAATTGCTTTTAACGAAATAGCTATTTTATTCAACAACCCAGAGACAGTGTATGGTAGTGTTAATATAAAAGAAAGAAAAATTCTCTTTGAAGGAGATGGTGTACTTATAGCCACACCACAGGGTAGCTGGGCATGGAGCTATTCAGCAACTAGAGTCTTACTCCATAAAGATATTAATGGAATTGAAATAACATTCATAAATCCTATCATTCCAAACATAAAAGCTCTAATAGTTCCTCAAACAGAGACAATATTTGTAAAATTGGAAGATAAAGGAAGAACACAAAATGTCAGAGTGATTAGTGATGGAGAAATTGTAGGAAATTTAATAAGTAAAGAAGACGAGGAATTAACTATAACTCTCTCTAAAAGAAAAGCAAAAATATTAAGGTTTTTTAACTTAATTGAATTTGATGGATTATTCACATAA
- a CDS encoding AMP-binding protein, producing the protein MDYFTLYQYSIEKPEEYWSSFADKLEWFSNWNSVIIKDKYIAKWFVNGKTNIAYNSVNTHQGKALIWYGEDGKRIEITYDELNRLSSSIANLLKKRGIKKGMRVAIYSPNSILTLASILGTAKIGAIYTLIFAGLGIEAIKSRLNDFNPDLIISSRKTFRRGKEIPLLIEGDINFERNDEDEIRRLLDSDEVKVEEIEANEPLKVMYTSGTTGKPKGVILPHGAWMVGDYAVFNLLFGLKAGDKVLTTTDVGWITFSRIMYGTLLHGSTFIFMEGAPDYPKDRLVKIIEEEQPRVLFTSPTLIRLLMKYDIKLPRLEYIATAGEIFDEKSWDYALKTADKVTDVYGQSELGYVVGIPYSLEGIKPKIGYAGVPFPGIVLDTLDDEGKTVKNKPGYLVAKTPFPTQFIGILNNEKKFTEYFGKFGFHDTGDLAIFDGTYIKIVGRADDMIKVAGHRITSGEVESIIATIDGVKDVAVVGIPDEIRGEKLVIFVVGKVDKEEIKRKVLESLGPIYVIHDIYIVEKLPKSRSGKTVRRILRDIILNKEFDASILEDPEVIKEIKDEIS; encoded by the coding sequence ATGGACTATTTCACTCTTTATCAATATTCAATAGAAAAACCAGAAGAATATTGGAGTTCTTTTGCTGATAAATTAGAATGGTTCTCTAACTGGAATAGTGTTATAATAAAGGACAAATACATTGCAAAATGGTTTGTTAATGGTAAAACTAATATAGCCTATAATTCTGTTAATACACATCAAGGCAAGGCATTAATCTGGTATGGAGAAGACGGGAAAAGAATAGAAATAACCTATGATGAACTAAATAGGTTGAGTAGCTCTATTGCAAACTTACTTAAAAAGAGGGGAATCAAAAAAGGTATGAGAGTTGCTATTTATTCTCCTAATTCTATATTAACACTGGCTTCAATTTTAGGAACAGCCAAAATCGGTGCAATCTATACCCTTATCTTTGCTGGACTAGGTATTGAAGCTATAAAATCTAGACTTAATGATTTTAATCCAGATCTTATCATATCATCAAGAAAGACCTTTAGGAGAGGAAAAGAAATACCTCTATTAATAGAAGGAGACATTAATTTTGAAAGAAATGATGAAGATGAAATCCGTAGACTTTTAGATAGCGATGAGGTAAAAGTAGAAGAAATAGAAGCTAATGAACCATTAAAAGTAATGTACACTTCTGGTACTACGGGTAAGCCTAAAGGGGTAATTTTACCTCATGGAGCATGGATGGTAGGAGATTACGCAGTATTTAATTTACTTTTTGGACTAAAAGCTGGTGATAAGGTCTTAACTACTACAGACGTCGGTTGGATAACTTTCTCAAGGATAATGTATGGCACTTTGCTTCATGGTTCTACATTTATATTTATGGAAGGAGCTCCAGATTACCCTAAAGATAGATTGGTTAAAATAATTGAAGAAGAACAACCAAGAGTACTATTCACTTCTCCAACTTTAATAAGATTATTAATGAAGTATGATATAAAACTTCCAAGACTCGAATATATTGCAACTGCAGGAGAGATATTTGATGAAAAAAGCTGGGATTACGCATTAAAAACTGCAGATAAGGTTACTGATGTATATGGACAAAGCGAATTAGGCTATGTAGTGGGAATACCTTACTCATTGGAGGGTATAAAACCGAAGATCGGGTATGCAGGTGTACCCTTTCCTGGCATAGTCTTAGATACATTAGATGACGAGGGAAAAACAGTTAAGAACAAACCAGGTTACCTAGTCGCAAAAACTCCCTTTCCCACTCAGTTTATAGGAATATTAAATAATGAGAAGAAATTCACAGAATATTTTGGGAAATTTGGTTTCCATGATACTGGAGATTTAGCGATATTTGATGGAACTTATATAAAGATAGTAGGAAGAGCTGACGATATGATTAAAGTTGCAGGACATAGAATTACGAGTGGAGAAGTTGAAAGTATAATAGCTACTATTGATGGAGTAAAAGATGTAGCAGTAGTGGGTATTCCAGACGAAATTAGAGGTGAAAAACTAGTAATCTTTGTAGTAGGAAAAGTAGATAAAGAGGAAATTAAAAGAAAAGTTCTTGAGTCTTTAGGACCAATTTATGTTATACATGATATTTATATAGTAGAAAAATTGCCTAAATCTAGAAGTGGTAAGACTGTAAGAAGAATTTTAAGAGATATAATTTTAAATAAGGAATTTGATGCTTCAATACTTGAAGACCCAGAAGTCATAAAGGAGATTAAAGATGAAATTTCATGA
- a CDS encoding transcriptional regulator, which produces MQTEFDFLSIREKIVLLLKYSERPLTAKEIKKNLGIEKEKEVYEHLYHIAKSSKHKDYQLIVYLPYCRDCGYIFNLEIPKKPGKCPRCKSENIEPPKFLIREKK; this is translated from the coding sequence ATGCAGACAGAATTTGATTTTTTGTCAATAAGAGAAAAAATAGTATTGCTACTTAAATACTCCGAAAGACCTTTAACAGCAAAAGAGATTAAAAAGAATTTAGGAATTGAAAAAGAGAAAGAAGTATATGAGCACTTATATCATATTGCAAAGTCCTCTAAACATAAAGATTATCAACTAATCGTATATTTACCCTATTGTAGAGATTGTGGATATATTTTTAACTTAGAAATACCTAAGAAACCAGGTAAATGCCCAAGATGTAAAAGTGAAAATATTGAACCACCTAAGTTTCTGATTAGGGAGAAAAAATGA
- a CDS encoding HAD family hydrolase → MSKIIFVDMGETLVSFSPKFHQPIYYFLVKKGYRVSEKKVFRTVYKLLGKDHFPDPILGGLSILDYKELLSELNITPKKCLLEELKNIPLLSDKWELFEDSEPFLKKLKSDNFKIIMISNSTRLIYRIVSDLGLDKYLDDIIASCDYGIMKPHPRIFRIAMEKYGKPILHVGDVYEIDYLGAIRAGIPPVLLDRFNFYDDLKVNKVNNLFQLLGLIKNH, encoded by the coding sequence ATGAGTAAAATCATATTTGTTGATATGGGAGAAACCCTAGTAAGCTTCTCACCAAAATTTCATCAGCCTATATATTATTTTCTAGTTAAAAAAGGATATAGGGTCTCAGAGAAAAAGGTATTTAGAACAGTATATAAGTTGCTTGGAAAAGATCACTTTCCTGACCCTATTTTAGGCGGTCTAAGTATATTAGATTATAAAGAACTTTTATCAGAATTAAATATTACTCCTAAGAAATGCTTATTAGAAGAGTTGAAAAATATTCCCCTATTATCAGATAAATGGGAACTATTTGAGGACTCTGAACCATTTCTCAAAAAGCTAAAAAGTGATAATTTTAAAATAATTATGATATCTAATTCTACCAGATTAATTTATAGAATTGTATCTGATCTAGGATTAGATAAATATCTTGACGACATCATAGCCTCATGCGATTATGGAATAATGAAGCCACATCCTAGAATTTTTAGAATAGCTATGGAAAAATATGGAAAACCAATACTACATGTAGGGGATGTTTATGAAATTGATTATTTAGGAGCTATAAGAGCTGGCATACCTCCTGTACTTTTAGATAGGTTTAATTTTTATGATGATCTAAAAGTTAATAAGGTGAATAATCTATTTCAACTTCTAGGATTAATAAAAAATCACTAG
- a CDS encoding aminotransferase class V-fold PLP-dependent enzyme: MKFHEDFRNLVPITKEYVYLNHAAISPTPLPILYESLRYLLDISRYGSLPVNDEENDDFYHLRQKVGKLVNAEPDTISFIPNTSFGINIVAHGLDLNAGDEILTDSLEFPAVTYPFLKLKKKNIKIVIVKPRVENFEEDLLASINKRTRLIAISHVSFNTGVKLDIKKISREAKSIGAYILVDVIQSAGATEVNVKDFDIDFAVAGGYKWLMSPQGSGFIYVKRGLIEDPPFYGWRSSSNYLDFNSENFMLEKGPRRFEIGTIDVAANIALAKSCEIISQHKDEIYSRIQALTDFVIKYAEEQGLEIITPRNKKAGIVIIKANNPKEFSRKLLEKKIVVSPRGNGIRISTHFYNLEDEVKIAIDEIRKLAF; this comes from the coding sequence ATGAAATTTCATGAAGACTTTAGAAATTTAGTGCCAATAACAAAAGAGTACGTTTATTTGAATCATGCTGCAATATCACCTACGCCTTTACCTATATTATACGAAAGCTTAAGGTATTTACTAGATATTTCAAGATATGGTTCCTTACCTGTAAATGATGAAGAAAATGATGATTTTTATCACCTTAGGCAAAAGGTCGGAAAATTAGTAAATGCAGAACCTGATACAATATCTTTTATACCAAATACTAGTTTTGGAATAAATATTGTAGCTCACGGTTTAGATCTTAATGCAGGTGACGAAATACTAACTGATAGTTTAGAATTCCCTGCAGTCACTTACCCTTTTTTAAAACTTAAAAAGAAAAATATAAAAATAGTGATAGTAAAGCCCAGAGTAGAAAATTTTGAAGAGGATTTACTTGCTAGTATAAATAAAAGAACTAGATTAATAGCTATAAGTCATGTTAGTTTTAATACCGGAGTAAAATTAGATATAAAGAAAATTTCTAGAGAAGCTAAGTCCATAGGCGCATACATATTAGTTGATGTTATTCAAAGTGCTGGAGCAACAGAAGTAAACGTAAAAGATTTTGATATAGACTTTGCAGTTGCTGGAGGATATAAATGGTTAATGAGTCCACAAGGATCCGGATTTATCTATGTTAAAAGAGGATTGATAGAAGATCCACCGTTTTATGGATGGAGATCATCTTCTAATTATCTTGATTTTAATTCAGAGAATTTTATGTTAGAAAAAGGACCTAGAAGATTTGAGATTGGCACAATAGATGTAGCAGCTAATATAGCCTTAGCGAAGTCATGTGAAATCATATCACAACATAAAGATGAAATATACTCAAGAATTCAAGCCCTCACGGATTTTGTCATAAAGTATGCTGAAGAGCAAGGATTAGAGATTATAACTCCTAGAAATAAGAAAGCTGGAATAGTTATAATAAAAGCAAATAACCCAAAGGAATTTTCAAGAAAATTACTGGAGAAGAAAATTGTAGTATCACCTAGAGGAAATGGAATAAGAATTTCTACTCATTTTTATAACCTAGAGGATGAAGTGAAAATAGCTATAGATGAAATTAGAAAACTAGCATTTTAG
- a CDS encoding phosphoglycolate phosphatase: protein MVLSDFDRTLADEKNNFIIKQEVVEVVNKFSEKFPFFVVTGRERKYMNILAKGLFPTGWIIENGGIIILRDKEIKLVDEKWYEVRKNLIKVLDKYGIKYSLGEVIVYVNSAIDYKDKLNKINEAKIEWNRSDAMIMPKNVSKGDAVKILKSILSFDGVTIAIGDSQNDISLFSVADIKVAVANALPEIKAISDIVLDKDDGMGVMYFLEKILNESSYLEKLIRLRK, encoded by the coding sequence ATGGTTCTATCGGATTTTGATAGAACTTTAGCAGATGAAAAAAATAATTTTATAATCAAGCAAGAAGTAGTGGAAGTTGTCAATAAATTTTCAGAAAAATTTCCATTTTTTGTAGTTACTGGCAGAGAGAGAAAATATATGAATATTTTAGCTAAAGGATTATTTCCAACTGGTTGGATAATAGAAAATGGAGGAATTATAATACTTAGGGATAAGGAAATCAAACTAGTAGATGAAAAATGGTATGAAGTAAGAAAAAATTTAATTAAAGTATTAGATAAATATGGTATAAAATACTCTTTAGGAGAGGTTATAGTATATGTAAATTCCGCAATTGATTACAAAGATAAATTGAATAAAATAAATGAGGCGAAAATAGAGTGGAATAGGAGCGATGCAATGATTATGCCTAAAAATGTAAGTAAAGGAGACGCTGTAAAAATTCTAAAAAGTATATTAAGTTTTGATGGAGTTACGATAGCAATAGGGGATAGTCAAAATGATATTTCATTATTTAGTGTTGCAGATATTAAAGTAGCCGTAGCTAATGCTTTACCAGAAATAAAGGCTATATCTGATATTGTTCTAGATAAAGATGATGGAATGGGTGTAATGTATTTTTTAGAAAAAATATTAAATGAGAGCTCATACTTAGAAAAATTAATTAGACTTAGAAAATAA